The following coding sequences lie in one Myxococcus xanthus genomic window:
- a CDS encoding PLP-dependent aminotransferase family protein has protein sequence MSADAMSAPLPPPPVWRLAQRMSRIKTSAVREILKVAERPDILSFAGGLPAPELFPLEAIAEAHAEALATEGRAALQYSTTEGFGPLREWICGHLQKRGRQSNADQVLITNGSQQGIDLVAKVLLDPGDLVIVENPSYLAALQTFGAYEARFATVGSDDQGMRTDDLERLLATHKPKLVYVVANFQNPKGTTLSLERRRELVRLAQEHRFLILEDDPYGELRFRGEHLPSLAAFDDEGVVVSLGTFSKTLAPGMRLGWVVGPRDFVRSLAIAKQSTDLHTATLAQRAVVKLLARFDYAAHLESLRPVYGERAQAMLDALQAHMPAGTRWTHPEGGMFLWVELPGGLDAQALLPKAVEQKVAFVPGAPFFANTPRPEFMRLNYSNRPPELITEGMRRLGAVIAAELG, from the coding sequence ATGAGCGCCGACGCGATGAGCGCCCCCCTTCCCCCGCCGCCCGTATGGCGGTTGGCCCAGCGGATGTCCCGCATCAAGACGTCCGCGGTGCGCGAAATCCTGAAGGTCGCCGAGCGGCCCGACATCCTCTCCTTCGCGGGAGGCCTGCCGGCCCCGGAGCTCTTCCCGCTAGAGGCCATCGCCGAGGCTCACGCCGAGGCCCTGGCCACCGAAGGCCGCGCCGCGCTCCAGTACAGCACCACCGAGGGCTTCGGCCCGCTGCGTGAGTGGATTTGCGGCCACCTCCAGAAACGTGGCCGCCAGTCCAACGCGGACCAGGTGCTCATCACCAACGGCTCGCAGCAGGGCATCGACCTGGTGGCCAAGGTGTTGCTGGACCCCGGTGACCTCGTCATCGTGGAGAACCCCAGCTACCTGGCGGCGCTGCAGACGTTCGGCGCCTATGAGGCGCGCTTCGCCACCGTGGGCAGCGACGACCAGGGCATGCGCACCGACGACCTGGAGCGCCTGCTGGCCACGCACAAGCCCAAGCTGGTGTACGTGGTCGCCAACTTCCAGAACCCCAAGGGCACCACCCTGTCCCTGGAGCGCCGGCGCGAGCTGGTCCGCCTGGCCCAGGAGCACCGCTTCCTCATCCTGGAGGACGACCCGTACGGCGAGCTGCGCTTCCGCGGCGAGCACCTGCCGTCCCTGGCCGCCTTCGACGACGAGGGCGTCGTCGTGTCGCTGGGCACCTTCTCCAAGACGCTGGCCCCGGGCATGCGCCTGGGCTGGGTGGTGGGCCCGCGCGACTTCGTGCGCAGCCTGGCCATCGCCAAGCAGTCCACCGACCTGCACACCGCCACGCTGGCCCAGCGCGCGGTGGTGAAGCTGCTGGCGCGCTTCGACTACGCGGCCCACCTGGAGTCGCTGCGCCCCGTCTACGGCGAGCGTGCCCAGGCGATGCTGGACGCCCTCCAGGCGCACATGCCCGCCGGCACCCGGTGGACGCACCCTGAAGGCGGCATGTTCCTGTGGGTGGAGCTGCCCGGCGGGCTGGACGCCCAGGCGCTGCTGCCCAAGGCGGTGGAGCAGAAGGTGGCCTTCGTGCCGGGCGCGCCCTTCTTCGCCAACACCCCGCGCCCGGAGTTCATGCGCCTCAACTACTCCAACCGCCCGCCGGAGCTGATTACCGAAGGCATGCGCCGCCTGGGCGCCGTGATTGCCGCCGAGCTGGGTTGA
- a CDS encoding DUF6484 domain-containing protein, which translates to MDASDPGRKRGAPPESLTERILGTQVGWVTGATSAGGALVDYAGNSHGPLPARSAIPLDREALTRAARERQGAILLFENGDPCLPLLMGLIHAPSKTPLLDAVLEPPLDEAPMDAQVDGQRVVIEGRDEVVLRCGKASLTLRRNGQVLLRGINIRTEADEVHKIKGGKVQIN; encoded by the coding sequence ATGGACGCCTCAGACCCTGGTCGCAAGCGCGGTGCCCCGCCCGAATCGCTGACGGAACGTATTCTGGGTACCCAGGTGGGATGGGTGACAGGTGCCACCAGTGCTGGAGGGGCGCTCGTTGACTATGCCGGCAATTCGCACGGGCCACTTCCCGCCCGCAGCGCGATACCACTGGACCGCGAAGCCTTGACCCGTGCGGCCAGGGAGCGGCAGGGAGCCATCCTGCTCTTCGAGAATGGCGATCCATGCCTGCCCCTCTTGATGGGGCTCATCCATGCCCCCAGCAAGACGCCTTTGCTGGATGCCGTGCTTGAACCTCCCCTTGATGAGGCACCCATGGACGCCCAGGTCGACGGGCAGCGGGTGGTCATCGAGGGGCGCGACGAGGTCGTGCTGCGCTGTGGCAAGGCCAGCCTCACACTGCGCCGCAACGGACAGGTGCTCCTGCGCGGCATCAACATCCGGACCGAGGCGGACGAAGTGCACAAAATCAAGGGTGGCAAGGTTCAGATCAACTGA
- a CDS encoding Lrp/AsnC family transcriptional regulator, whose translation MFLDELDHRIIDMLQRDGRATQLELSRAVKLSQPAVAERIRKLEERGVITGYSARVDAAKLGKDITAFIGVSIEHPKYFDEFLTKVLSLPDVLECHRVAGQDSYLLKVKTANTRSLDTLLVGTLRTIAGVTRTQTTIVLTSMKEDTHVRVPPDTPKGA comes from the coding sequence ATGTTCCTGGACGAACTAGACCACCGCATCATCGACATGTTGCAGCGCGATGGCCGCGCCACGCAGCTGGAGCTGTCGCGTGCGGTGAAGCTGTCCCAGCCGGCGGTGGCGGAGCGGATCCGCAAATTGGAGGAGCGCGGCGTCATCACGGGCTACTCGGCCCGCGTGGACGCGGCGAAGCTCGGCAAGGACATCACGGCCTTCATCGGCGTGAGCATCGAGCACCCGAAGTACTTCGACGAGTTCCTGACGAAGGTGTTGTCGCTGCCGGATGTCCTGGAGTGCCACCGCGTGGCGGGCCAGGACTCGTACCTTCTCAAGGTGAAGACGGCGAACACCCGTTCGCTCGACACCCTTCTGGTGGGAACGCTGCGCACCATCGCGGGAGTCACCCGCACGCAGACCACCATCGTCCTGACGTCCATGAAGGAGGACACGCATGTCCGCGTGCCTCCAGACACCCCAAAAGGAGCGTGA
- a CDS encoding SDR family oxidoreductase — protein MQLKDLKIIVTGGAQGMGAHFAQRLHEAGAQVAVGDVAEERLAALPAGIHRRKLDVSSEEDIVSFVNWAQGAMGGLNGLINNAGILRDALLVKKDRTTGEVKKLSTADWNAVIGVNLTGATLMVREVVAKVAESGQKGGVVVNMSSIARHGNRGQSNYVSAKAALAANTVTWSREFSPFGVRVGAVAPGMIETPMTQGMNQKARDALVSNIPVGRIGLPEDIWLAVKFILECDYFNGRTIDVDGGLNF, from the coding sequence ATGCAGCTCAAGGACCTGAAGATCATCGTCACGGGCGGCGCCCAGGGCATGGGCGCTCACTTCGCGCAGCGCCTGCACGAGGCGGGCGCCCAGGTGGCCGTGGGTGACGTGGCCGAGGAGCGCCTCGCCGCGCTGCCCGCCGGCATCCACCGCCGCAAGCTGGACGTGTCCTCCGAGGAGGACATCGTCTCCTTCGTGAACTGGGCACAGGGCGCCATGGGCGGCCTCAACGGCCTCATCAACAACGCGGGCATCCTCCGTGACGCGCTGCTGGTGAAGAAGGACCGGACCACCGGCGAGGTGAAGAAGCTGTCCACCGCCGACTGGAACGCCGTCATCGGCGTCAACCTCACGGGCGCCACGCTGATGGTGCGCGAGGTGGTGGCGAAGGTCGCTGAGTCCGGCCAGAAGGGCGGCGTCGTCGTCAACATGTCGTCCATTGCCCGCCACGGCAACCGCGGCCAGTCCAACTACGTGTCCGCGAAGGCGGCGCTGGCGGCCAACACCGTCACCTGGTCGCGCGAGTTCAGCCCCTTCGGCGTGCGCGTGGGCGCGGTGGCCCCGGGCATGATTGAGACGCCGATGACGCAGGGCATGAACCAGAAGGCCCGCGACGCGCTGGTCTCCAACATCCCCGTGGGCCGCATCGGCCTGCCCGAGGACATCTGGCTCGCCGTGAAGTTCATCCTGGAGTGCGACTACTTCAACGGCCGCACCATCGACGTGGACGGCGGCCTCAACTTCTGA
- a CDS encoding AHH domain-containing protein, with protein MSKEQHNWDDKNLTVKHKAVKNSTEGGACLNRHDGSREQNGKGVVKAVSCNHRWQGFKKALEKKATYNWPAYEALSKQKSFAMVVRARSGTRRVQAPNGENKAWDVTAGGNNFRTSCNVPFWHEAHHIVPNNVLKSCIVKVGEGKPLQVVYVKKIRSGLLKEKYNLNHKINMILLPMDRRVARTLQLPRHRLTSEHRSHRAYSNHVRDKLKKYLKLVQKAVQKHEGPPADYKACKSKIEALSETLYAKIISAGKLMASGLMEGDALDEIPARHFDKVPPKSNLKGLFK; from the coding sequence ATGTCGAAAGAACAGCACAACTGGGACGACAAGAACCTCACCGTCAAGCACAAGGCGGTAAAGAACTCGACCGAGGGTGGTGCGTGTCTCAACCGGCACGACGGAAGCCGAGAGCAGAATGGCAAGGGCGTGGTGAAGGCAGTCTCCTGCAACCACCGCTGGCAAGGCTTCAAGAAGGCGCTGGAGAAGAAGGCGACCTACAACTGGCCCGCCTACGAAGCCTTGAGCAAGCAGAAGTCGTTCGCGATGGTGGTGCGCGCCCGCAGCGGCACTCGGCGGGTCCAGGCTCCCAACGGGGAGAACAAGGCCTGGGACGTCACGGCAGGGGGGAACAACTTCCGAACCAGTTGCAACGTGCCCTTCTGGCACGAGGCGCACCACATCGTGCCCAACAACGTGCTCAAGTCCTGCATCGTCAAGGTGGGCGAGGGAAAGCCCTTGCAGGTGGTGTATGTGAAGAAGATTCGCAGCGGGTTGCTCAAGGAGAAGTACAATCTCAATCACAAGATCAACATGATCTTGCTGCCGATGGATAGGAGAGTCGCGCGGACCTTGCAGTTGCCCAGGCACCGGCTCACATCGGAGCACCGTTCGCACAGGGCCTACAGCAACCACGTGCGCGACAAGTTGAAGAAATACCTGAAGCTGGTTCAGAAGGCCGTCCAGAAGCACGAGGGGCCGCCCGCCGACTACAAGGCCTGCAAGTCGAAGATCGAGGCACTCTCCGAGACGCTGTATGCCAAGATCATCTCTGCGGGCAAGTTGATGGCATCTGGGCTGATGGAGGGCGATGCGCTGGATGAAATCCCGGCCAGGCACTTCGACAAAGTTCCCCCCAAATCGAATTTGAAGGGTCTCTTCAAATAA
- a CDS encoding DUF4150 domain-containing protein, which translates to MANTVGVNKMSVVTKDSNGVTVAFPDVCKTPSPAGPVPIPYPNIAKSSDTSKGTKKVSVEGNPVCVKDSNFSTSTGDEAGSAGGVVSGKTKGKAEFVNYSFDVLFEGKNVARAMDLMLHNDKNTPPFPVMQPPVIALGGASEHVCDECGKPR; encoded by the coding sequence ATGGCGAATACTGTTGGCGTGAACAAGATGTCGGTTGTCACCAAAGACAGTAACGGTGTCACCGTCGCTTTCCCTGACGTGTGCAAGACGCCAAGTCCGGCCGGGCCTGTCCCCATTCCCTATCCCAACATCGCGAAGTCCTCGGATACGTCGAAGGGGACCAAGAAGGTGTCTGTGGAAGGCAACCCGGTTTGCGTGAAGGACTCGAACTTCAGCACCAGTACTGGTGACGAGGCCGGTAGCGCTGGAGGTGTGGTCTCCGGCAAGACGAAGGGCAAGGCCGAGTTCGTCAACTACTCCTTCGACGTGCTGTTCGAGGGGAAGAACGTGGCGCGCGCCATGGACCTGATGCTCCACAACGACAAGAACACCCCGCCCTTTCCCGTCATGCAGCCCCCGGTGATTGCCTTGGGAGGCGCCTCTGAGCACGTGTGCGACGAGTGTGGCAAGCCGCGATAG